One part of the Tunicatimonas pelagia genome encodes these proteins:
- a CDS encoding CTP synthase: MGSVKYVFVTGGVTSSLGKGIISASLGKLLQARGLRVTIQKFDPYINIDPGTMNPYEHGECYVTEDGAETDLDLGHYERFLNIRTSQANNVTTGRIYHNVISKERKGEYLGKTVQVIPHITDEIKEHVFKLGQTGDYDIVITEIGGCVGDIESLPFVEAVRQARWELGSSNFVVIHLTLVPYLEKAKELKTKPTQHSVQRLSEAGVQPDILVCRASQHLPTDIRRKIARFCNVDLSSVIEAIDADSIYDVPIYMLKEKLDEQVLSKLRLPDRKAPDILQWKKFLGRLKNPITEITVGVVGKYVELPDAYKSIAEAFVHAGAENECKVHIRWIPSESITPENVTEVLGDLHGVLVAPGFGVRGIPGKLLTARYAREEKIPFFGICLGMQCAVVEFAQNVLGLAEANSTEFNPQTEDAVIALMEEQKHVENKGGTMRLGAYTCELKKGSLAHEAYGKLKVIQERHRHRYEYNSHYLEQFVKHGMIASGVNPDSKLVEIMEIKDHPWFLGTQFHPELRSTVQEPHPLFVQFVKATIREKNRVKEPVEK; encoded by the coding sequence ATGGGATCAGTTAAATATGTATTTGTTACGGGCGGAGTAACTTCGTCGCTGGGAAAAGGAATTATATCGGCCTCGCTGGGAAAACTACTTCAAGCCCGTGGGCTGCGAGTCACTATTCAAAAGTTTGATCCCTACATCAATATCGATCCGGGAACCATGAACCCCTACGAACACGGGGAGTGCTACGTTACCGAAGACGGAGCCGAAACCGATCTGGATCTAGGGCACTACGAACGTTTTCTAAATATTCGCACTTCTCAGGCGAATAACGTTACTACCGGCAGAATTTACCATAACGTAATCTCTAAAGAACGGAAAGGGGAATATCTGGGAAAAACGGTTCAGGTGATTCCGCACATTACGGATGAGATTAAAGAACATGTGTTCAAGTTGGGCCAAACCGGTGATTACGACATTGTGATTACCGAAATTGGAGGTTGTGTGGGTGATATAGAATCGTTACCGTTCGTGGAAGCCGTTCGCCAAGCTCGCTGGGAGCTGGGTTCCAGCAACTTTGTGGTTATCCACCTTACGCTAGTTCCCTACTTAGAGAAAGCGAAAGAGCTAAAAACCAAACCTACCCAACACTCGGTACAACGACTGTCAGAGGCCGGGGTGCAACCCGATATTCTGGTGTGCCGAGCATCGCAGCACTTGCCTACCGATATTCGCCGTAAGATAGCCCGGTTCTGTAATGTAGACCTCAGCTCAGTGATTGAAGCCATTGACGCTGACTCTATTTACGATGTGCCGATCTATATGCTGAAAGAGAAATTAGATGAACAGGTACTGAGTAAGTTGCGGCTGCCGGATCGTAAAGCACCGGACATTTTACAGTGGAAGAAATTTCTGGGACGACTGAAAAACCCGATCACTGAAATAACCGTGGGGGTAGTAGGGAAATACGTAGAGCTACCTGATGCCTACAAGTCTATTGCCGAAGCCTTTGTTCACGCTGGAGCCGAGAACGAGTGTAAGGTTCACATCCGCTGGATTCCCTCCGAAAGCATCACCCCCGAAAATGTAACCGAAGTCTTAGGCGATTTGCACGGTGTGCTGGTTGCCCCGGGTTTTGGAGTACGAGGAATCCCCGGTAAGCTGCTAACGGCTCGTTACGCACGGGAAGAAAAGATCCCATTTTTCGGTATTTGTTTGGGAATGCAGTGTGCAGTAGTTGAGTTTGCCCAGAACGTACTGGGGCTAGCCGAGGCCAATTCTACGGAGTTTAATCCGCAAACGGAAGATGCGGTTATTGCTTTAATGGAAGAGCAAAAGCACGTGGAGAATAAAGGAGGCACTATGCGGTTGGGTGCCTACACCTGCGAGTTAAAGAAAGGTTCATTAGCCCATGAAGCCTACGGCAAGTTAAAAGTAATTCAAGAGCGCCACCGCCACCGCTACGAATATAATAGCCACTACCTCGAGCAGTTTGTAAAGCACGGTATGATTGCCTCGGGAGTTAACCCCGATAGTAAGTTGGTTGAAATTATGGAAATTAAGGATCACCCTTGGTTTTTAGGCACGCAATTTCATCCTGAGCTGCGTAGCACTGTGCAAGAGCCGCATCCGCTGTTCGTGCAATTTGTTAAAGCAACCATTCGGGAGAAAAACCGAGTAAAAGAACCCGTAGAAAAGTAA
- a CDS encoding cell division protein FtsX: MDVTEVKVRRKKKLGSYPYVSVVFSITLALFVIGLFGLLLLYANKLTQVIQENVEIQVFLNQTISPSDRLKIQKTLANKEYIEPQEGQEAIIFISKEEAAQEFIEETGEDFRQFLGENPLRDAFVIHVKPEYYAPRELSKIKLDIERLRGVFEVAYVESLIDAINRNVTKISVVLVGFAVLLMIIVTILINNTIRLALFSQRFLIRSMQLVGATASFIQRPFLTRSLLHGILGGIFAGGLLFAIIQYAQQQIDDLSQLQSTQELIVLLVSLLVLGGLVGFISTYRAVKKYLGMSLDQLY, from the coding sequence ATGGATGTTACGGAAGTTAAAGTTCGAAGAAAGAAAAAGCTGGGAAGTTACCCCTACGTAAGTGTAGTATTCAGTATTACACTGGCCCTATTCGTAATTGGCCTCTTCGGATTATTGTTGCTCTACGCCAACAAGCTTACCCAAGTTATTCAGGAAAATGTAGAAATCCAGGTATTTCTCAACCAGACCATCTCCCCTAGCGACCGACTTAAGATTCAGAAAACCCTGGCCAATAAAGAGTATATTGAACCCCAAGAAGGGCAGGAAGCGATTATTTTTATCTCTAAAGAAGAAGCCGCTCAAGAGTTTATTGAAGAAACCGGAGAAGACTTTCGGCAATTTTTAGGAGAAAATCCGCTACGCGATGCCTTTGTCATTCACGTAAAACCTGAGTACTACGCTCCCCGCGAACTAAGCAAAATCAAACTCGACATTGAACGCCTGCGCGGGGTGTTCGAGGTTGCCTACGTAGAGAGCTTAATTGATGCTATTAACCGAAACGTAACTAAAATTAGCGTAGTGCTGGTTGGTTTTGCGGTATTGCTCATGATTATTGTTACTATTTTAATTAACAATACTATCCGGTTAGCCCTGTTTTCCCAGCGTTTCCTGATTCGGAGTATGCAACTGGTTGGAGCCACGGCTTCTTTTATTCAGCGTCCATTTCTTACGCGCTCGTTGCTTCATGGCATCTTGGGTGGTATATTCGCCGGAGGTTTGCTCTTTGCTATTATTCAGTACGCGCAGCAGCAGATAGATGATTTATCTCAGCTACAAAGTACCCAAGAGCTAATTGTTTTACTGGTTAGTTTATTAGTATTAGGTGGATTGGTCGGGTTCATTAGCACCTACCGGGCGGTAAAGAAGTATTTGGGCATGTCATTAGATCAGCTTTATTAA
- a CDS encoding DUF3098 domain-containing protein, with product MSDKNLLPFGKKNYRLMLAGILVVILGFILMSLDTEPYGFGFLGITLGPLVVLAGFILEFFAILSKPE from the coding sequence ATGTCAGATAAAAATCTACTTCCGTTCGGAAAGAAAAACTATCGGCTTATGCTGGCTGGTATCCTCGTGGTAATTCTTGGCTTCATTCTGATGTCGCTAGATACCGAACCCTACGGTTTTGGTTTTCTGGGAATAACGCTTGGTCCGCTGGTAGTACTAGCAGGTTTCATTCTAGAATTCTTTGCTATTCTTTCCAAACCGGAGTAA
- the yidC gene encoding membrane protein insertase YidC, with translation MDKNQAIGFALLALLLIVYFQFFAPEPVPVTESETVQEKTATANPQSLTESELPTATPDSLPDSVQSAANRQRFGAFAAAATGEERIFTLENENMRVRFSTQGGRPVQVQMKNYEAYGGGTVDLLSPETSEIRLVAPTAQGEIDLYELFYSSSARDKQVATDDTTTVEFVANLENGRKIRQTYRLAGQGYELFYNISVENASGIIQDETLTFIWNDELRVVEKDGKESRTRGSVKYFTSDLDDFSLLQTPGETETELIEEPVVWLAMKQRFFTSGIIADQTFPKALVTLKAPPEASDIVQTIGLQVPTPLNNGNFSFKYYFGPNDQRVMETVAVDFEDNIDWGYFIVKPISKYVISPLFHFLERFSSNYGLIIVIVVLILKTALFPLTYKSYISMAKMKVLKPELDELKEKHGDDMAAVQKEQMQLYQKVGVNPISGCIPMVLQMPILLSMFFFFPNSIELRQEPFLWTDDLSTYDAIVSWDAQIPLLSEFYGNHVSLFVLLMTLSQLLITWSNSQATSVQGPMKSVQYVMPVMFMFILNQFPAALSFYYLVSNFVTFGQQVVIRRFVDDDKIRQKLEENKKKNRNKKKSKFQLKLEEAMKATEENKRNKPGNRGAAPRKR, from the coding sequence ATGGATAAGAATCAAGCGATTGGATTCGCTCTACTAGCGCTACTCCTCATTGTATATTTTCAGTTTTTTGCCCCGGAGCCAGTTCCGGTCACCGAATCTGAGACGGTTCAGGAAAAAACTGCTACAGCTAACCCGCAATCACTTACTGAAAGCGAATTACCTACGGCCACTCCAGACTCTCTCCCCGACTCCGTACAGAGTGCGGCTAACCGGCAGCGGTTCGGAGCATTTGCGGCGGCGGCTACCGGAGAAGAAAGGATATTTACCCTGGAGAATGAAAACATGCGCGTCCGTTTCTCCACCCAAGGCGGACGTCCGGTGCAAGTGCAAATGAAAAACTACGAGGCCTACGGCGGGGGCACAGTAGACCTTCTTTCTCCTGAGACCAGCGAAATACGCTTGGTAGCTCCTACCGCACAAGGTGAAATTGATCTGTATGAGCTATTTTATTCATCATCAGCCCGGGACAAGCAAGTAGCCACTGATGACACCACTACCGTAGAATTTGTGGCAAATCTTGAAAACGGGCGAAAAATTCGGCAAACCTACCGCCTGGCTGGTCAGGGATACGAGTTGTTCTACAACATCAGCGTTGAAAACGCCAGTGGCATTATTCAGGATGAAACGCTCACTTTTATCTGGAATGATGAACTGCGGGTAGTAGAAAAAGATGGTAAAGAAAGTCGTACTCGAGGCTCGGTAAAATACTTTACCAGCGACCTGGACGATTTTTCCCTACTACAAACTCCCGGCGAAACCGAAACGGAGCTGATTGAAGAGCCAGTGGTATGGCTCGCCATGAAGCAGCGGTTTTTCACTTCTGGCATTATTGCCGACCAGACGTTTCCGAAGGCATTGGTTACCCTAAAAGCACCGCCGGAAGCTTCGGACATTGTGCAAACCATTGGACTGCAAGTACCCACTCCACTTAACAACGGAAACTTTTCGTTCAAATACTACTTTGGACCGAACGATCAACGGGTAATGGAAACCGTGGCCGTCGATTTTGAAGATAATATTGACTGGGGCTATTTCATTGTAAAACCGATCAGTAAGTACGTAATCTCTCCCCTGTTTCATTTCTTAGAAAGATTCTCTAGCAACTATGGGCTGATTATTGTCATTGTAGTACTTATTCTTAAAACCGCACTCTTTCCGCTCACCTACAAGTCGTACATCTCTATGGCGAAAATGAAGGTGTTAAAGCCGGAATTAGACGAGTTGAAAGAAAAGCACGGCGACGATATGGCGGCCGTGCAAAAGGAGCAGATGCAGCTGTATCAGAAAGTAGGCGTCAACCCCATCAGTGGCTGTATTCCGATGGTACTGCAAATGCCCATTTTGCTTTCCATGTTCTTCTTCTTCCCTAATTCTATTGAATTGCGGCAGGAGCCGTTCTTGTGGACTGATGACTTATCTACCTACGATGCAATTGTAAGCTGGGACGCTCAAATTCCGCTACTTAGCGAATTTTACGGCAACCATGTTAGTTTATTTGTGCTGCTGATGACGCTATCGCAACTTTTAATTACTTGGTCGAACAGCCAAGCTACCAGCGTACAAGGCCCCATGAAATCAGTGCAGTACGTCATGCCAGTAATGTTCATGTTTATTCTGAATCAGTTTCCGGCAGCCCTTAGCTTCTACTACTTAGTTTCTAACTTTGTTACTTTCGGACAGCAGGTAGTCATTCGTCGGTTTGTAGATGATGATAAGATTCGGCAAAAACTGGAAGAGAACAAAAAGAAAAACCGAAACAAGAAAAAATCAAAATTTCAGTTAAAGTTAGAGGAAGCGATGAAAGCCACCGAGGAAAATAAGCGAAATAAACCTGGTAACCGCGGGGCAGCCCCCCGTAAGCGCTAA